A DNA window from Ignavibacteriales bacterium contains the following coding sequences:
- a CDS encoding 4-alpha-glucanotransferase codes for MRFTRSSGILLHPTLLPGPFGSGDLGASSSRFIDWLLKTVHSLWQMLPLGLVGHANSLYMSLSAFAGNPLLLDLYEVVNIGWLIQNELDDTQCKSPNRLNC; via the coding sequence ATGAGATTTACTCGTAGCAGCGGAATTCTTCTGCATCCCACACTATTGCCAGGGCCATTTGGTTCTGGAGATCTTGGAGCATCTTCTTCTCGTTTTATTGATTGGTTATTAAAAACAGTTCATTCACTTTGGCAGATGCTCCCATTGGGTCTGGTTGGTCATGCAAATTCACTTTATATGTCTCTCTCTGCGTTTGCCGGGAATCCATTACTTCTTGATTTATATGAGGTGGTTAATATTGGCTGGTTGATACAAAACGAGCTTGATGATACTCAATGTAAATCTCCTAATCGCCTTAATTGTTAG
- the lysS gene encoding lysine--tRNA ligase produces the protein MAEDKKTQSSEPEHEDINVLMLRRQEELEQLTKLGINPYPYEFTRDAYSKEIIHQFLDDAPRRTVSIAGRIMSIRRMGKASFCHIQDSQGRIQVYLRRDDIGTSYDAFKLMDIGDIIGVQGFVFRTKMGEVSVHGSELTLLSKSLRPLPIAKEKVDEQGNKTIYDPFSDKELRYRQRYLDLAVNRDVRQVFIKRSKLISTIRKFLDERGYLEVETPVLQPMYGGASARPFMTHHNALDMKLYMRIADELYLKRLIVGGYDGVYEISKDFRNEGMDKTHNPEFTMMELYVAYHDYRWMMNLVEELVSSIAIALNGVSVAKLGNHEINFTPPWKRITMFDAIKEHTGKDLRGKNEEELRAIANELHIVVEPSIGAGGIIDEIFGEKVEPYLIQPTFITDYPLEMSPLAKKHRSEPGLVERFEAIVNGKELCNAFSELNDPIDQRARFEEQMKLRARGDEEAQVLDEDFLRALEYGMPPTTGLGIGIDRLTMLLTNQDSIRDVIFFPQMKPE, from the coding sequence ATGGCTGAAGACAAGAAAACTCAATCATCTGAACCGGAACATGAAGATATTAATGTCCTGATGCTGCGCCGGCAGGAAGAATTAGAACAACTCACGAAGCTTGGTATAAATCCATATCCGTATGAATTTACGCGTGATGCCTATTCCAAGGAAATCATTCATCAATTTTTAGACGATGCACCGCGGCGTACGGTTTCAATTGCCGGCAGAATTATGTCCATCCGCCGGATGGGTAAAGCGTCGTTTTGCCATATTCAAGATTCGCAAGGACGCATCCAGGTTTATTTACGACGTGATGATATAGGTACATCGTATGATGCCTTTAAGCTTATGGACATCGGTGATATCATTGGTGTTCAAGGCTTTGTTTTTCGCACGAAGATGGGAGAAGTTTCTGTTCACGGATCAGAACTTACTCTTCTTTCAAAATCATTAAGACCGCTGCCCATTGCAAAAGAAAAAGTGGATGAACAAGGAAACAAGACGATCTATGATCCCTTTTCCGACAAAGAATTACGCTATCGTCAGAGATACCTTGATCTTGCCGTTAATCGGGATGTAAGACAAGTATTTATAAAGCGATCGAAGCTGATAAGCACCATTCGGAAATTTTTAGATGAGCGTGGGTATTTGGAAGTGGAAACACCCGTTCTACAGCCGATGTATGGCGGTGCATCTGCGAGACCGTTTATGACGCACCATAATGCGTTGGATATGAAACTGTATATGCGGATCGCAGATGAACTCTATCTGAAACGGTTGATTGTCGGCGGGTACGATGGCGTGTATGAAATATCTAAAGACTTCCGCAATGAAGGGATGGATAAAACGCACAATCCGGAGTTCACGATGATGGAACTCTATGTTGCGTACCACGACTATCGATGGATGATGAATTTAGTGGAAGAACTTGTGTCAAGTATAGCGATTGCACTGAACGGAGTCTCTGTTGCGAAATTAGGAAATCACGAAATTAATTTTACTCCGCCTTGGAAGCGAATTACTATGTTTGATGCTATTAAAGAACACACCGGTAAAGATCTACGAGGAAAGAACGAGGAGGAGCTCCGGGCAATTGCAAACGAGCTGCACATCGTGGTAGAACCAAGCATAGGCGCTGGCGGTATTATTGATGAAATATTTGGCGAGAAGGTTGAGCCATATTTAATTCAACCGACATTCATTACAGATTATCCTCTTGAGATGTCTCCGCTCGCGAAGAAACACAGGTCAGAACCTGGATTAGTTGAGCGCTTTGAAGCAATTGTCAATGGGAAGGAGTTATGCAATGCGTTTTCTGAGCTCAATGATCCGATTGACCAGCGCGCTCGATTTGAAGAACAGATGAAACTTCGTGCGCGCGGAGACGAAGAAGCACAAGTACTGGATGAAGATTTTCTCCGCGCTCTTGAATATGGTATGCCGCCAACAACAGGTCTGGGTATCGGTATTGATCGGTTGACTATGTTATTGACAAATCAAGACTCAATCAGAGATGTTATATTCTTCCCGCAAATGAAGCCAGAATAG
- the recO gene encoding DNA repair protein RecO — MKYRDTSKIVTFYSQEYGKLKGIAKGARTAKNKFGSSLEPMSRSMLVIYKKEHRDLHLISQCDAIDSFKNLTEDLDRMTTALSVIELMNQVTHEEERNPALFALLVETLSALNSSSKNYSSYLHAFRLRLASLFGYAPNFEVCNECGNSLIMGNGEKQFAFQVARGAVFCNRCCMPNDSFMSMRNESVAFVSISAQGLQIVRRLLNAQMSSLGNLEFDMQVGNQIDELLRLYLRYHFEGLKPLKSTELFHQYNKAVI, encoded by the coding sequence ATGAAATACCGTGACACGAGCAAGATTGTCACGTTCTATTCACAGGAGTACGGAAAACTGAAAGGGATTGCCAAGGGGGCACGAACTGCTAAGAATAAATTCGGTTCGTCATTGGAACCAATGTCACGTTCGATGCTTGTTATTTATAAAAAGGAACATCGCGATCTTCACCTGATTTCACAATGTGATGCCATCGATTCGTTTAAAAATCTCACAGAAGATTTAGATCGAATGACCACAGCGTTATCAGTGATTGAACTCATGAATCAAGTGACACATGAAGAAGAACGCAATCCTGCGCTCTTTGCATTGCTCGTTGAAACATTGAGCGCACTAAATTCCAGTTCTAAAAATTACTCGTCATATTTACATGCATTCCGATTACGTCTGGCCTCATTGTTCGGATATGCACCGAACTTTGAAGTTTGCAATGAATGTGGGAATTCTCTTATCATGGGCAATGGTGAAAAGCAGTTCGCATTTCAAGTGGCTCGCGGTGCAGTATTTTGTAATAGATGCTGTATGCCAAACGATTCTTTCATGAGCATGCGTAATGAGAGTGTCGCATTTGTTTCTATTTCAGCACAGGGGTTGCAGATTGTGCGCCGATTATTGAATGCACAGATGAGCAGTCTCGGCAACCTCGAGTTTGATATGCAGGTCGGGAACCAAATCGATGAGTTATTACGTCTATATTTACGATATCACTTTGAAGGACTAAAGCCTTTGAAATCGACTGAATTATTTCATCAATATAATAAAGCTGTAATTTAA
- a CDS encoding trypsin-like peptidase domain-containing protein, which produces MSTKSVLAAVFLISLGIIFGVVLVSSFKGVDFSFAGEDVKLGAQQAPIKPNSTLQALNDAFHDVGKTMTPSVVYVQVEMSGESEPDSQQDPGQFFHRFFGPDFKFEMPKRGPEVGAGSGVIITSNGYILTNNHVVANAKKNGIKVQLSDTREFKAKLIGTDKYTDLAVIKIEADNLPAAALGNSDDVEVGHIVFAIGAPLGLKSTMTQGIVSALGRTIGINQQDGYGIENFIQTDAAVNPGNSGGPLVNINGEVVGINTAIATTNARYQGYSFAIPLNLAKRVATDIIKFGKFRRGFLGVQIKDVDAVYAKAAGLDKKKGVWVESVTKDAAGDKAGLEDGDIILSVDGKEVNSVQTLQTAIATKHPGEDVTLQIWRNKKQITKKVTLGSRDEKDEAVAENANSEKDEVESDVELEKSIDVKEIGVTVKAIDTKIKKRYEVEKGVLVSDIEDLSPAQERGLRKGDIVTDIGDQKISTPDQFEKSIKKLKAGDAVMLRVKGEDKKMRFVPIEMPK; this is translated from the coding sequence ATGTCAACCAAATCAGTACTAGCGGCTGTCTTTCTTATTAGTTTGGGAATTATTTTTGGAGTAGTGTTGGTATCAAGTTTCAAAGGCGTCGATTTCTCGTTTGCAGGGGAAGACGTCAAACTTGGCGCTCAGCAGGCTCCCATCAAACCGAATTCAACATTGCAGGCATTAAATGATGCATTTCACGATGTCGGTAAAACGATGACGCCTTCAGTCGTGTATGTGCAAGTTGAAATGAGCGGAGAATCAGAGCCAGATTCTCAGCAAGATCCAGGTCAATTTTTCCATCGATTCTTTGGCCCTGATTTTAAATTTGAAATGCCGAAACGCGGACCGGAAGTCGGTGCAGGATCGGGTGTGATTATCACATCAAACGGATATATTCTTACCAACAATCATGTTGTTGCAAATGCAAAGAAGAACGGAATAAAAGTTCAGCTTTCTGATACGAGAGAATTCAAAGCAAAACTCATTGGGACAGACAAGTATACAGATCTTGCCGTGATCAAGATTGAAGCAGACAATCTGCCGGCTGCGGCCCTTGGAAATTCAGATGATGTTGAGGTTGGACACATCGTTTTCGCAATTGGCGCACCCTTAGGATTGAAATCGACAATGACACAGGGAATTGTCAGCGCTCTCGGAAGAACCATTGGTATCAACCAACAAGATGGGTATGGGATAGAGAATTTTATTCAGACAGATGCGGCTGTTAATCCTGGCAACAGCGGCGGGCCTCTTGTGAACATCAATGGAGAAGTTGTTGGTATTAATACGGCGATCGCGACAACAAACGCGCGGTACCAAGGATACAGTTTTGCAATTCCCTTGAATCTTGCTAAACGGGTTGCCACCGACATTATCAAATTTGGAAAATTTCGTCGTGGATTTCTTGGCGTACAAATTAAAGATGTCGATGCAGTCTATGCGAAAGCAGCAGGACTTGATAAGAAAAAAGGAGTCTGGGTTGAATCAGTCACAAAAGACGCTGCAGGCGATAAAGCAGGCCTTGAAGACGGAGATATTATTCTTTCAGTCGATGGAAAAGAAGTGAATTCAGTGCAAACTCTGCAAACAGCTATCGCGACAAAGCACCCGGGAGAAGATGTGACACTTCAGATCTGGCGGAATAAAAAGCAAATTACGAAAAAAGTTACGCTTGGTTCACGCGATGAAAAAGATGAAGCAGTGGCAGAGAATGCAAATAGTGAAAAAGACGAAGTTGAGTCTGACGTCGAGCTAGAAAAATCTATTGATGTGAAGGAAATTGGTGTCACTGTAAAAGCAATCGATACAAAAATAAAAAAGCGCTATGAGGTGGAGAAGGGCGTATTGGTTTCTGATATCGAAGATCTTAGCCCTGCACAAGAACGCGGATTGCGGAAGGGTGATATCGTAACGGATATTGGAGATCAAAAAATCTCAACACCTGACCAATTTGAAAAATCGATTAAGAAACTGAAGGCGGGCGATGCTGTGATGCTGCGGGTAAAGGGCGAAGACAAGAAAATGCGCTTTGTCCCTATTGAAATGCCCAAATAA
- a CDS encoding pseudouridine synthase has translation MNRYLAMAGIGSRRKNDELILSGAVKVNNKLVKELGVQVRVGKDKVSVQDELVNLEEKLVYIIFNKPKDTITTMSDEKGRTTVMKYVHVKQRIYPVGRLDRNTTGVLLFTNDGDLANALIHPKFEIEKLYRVTLDRQVSDEDLKKLRKGVRLEDGLAKAQSAELIDGSKRKKVLLTLREGRNREIRRMFEVIGYDVRQLDRVSFAGLTPLGIPRGNWRFLNRSEINYLKKLAGSTSRKEIDEIYS, from the coding sequence TTGAATCGATATCTTGCAATGGCTGGAATTGGCTCTCGCAGAAAGAATGATGAATTAATTCTTTCAGGCGCGGTGAAAGTCAATAACAAATTAGTAAAAGAATTAGGCGTTCAGGTGCGCGTAGGGAAGGATAAAGTTTCTGTTCAAGACGAATTGGTGAACCTCGAAGAGAAGCTCGTCTATATTATCTTCAACAAACCAAAAGATACTATTACGACGATGAGTGATGAAAAGGGACGCACCACAGTTATGAAATATGTCCATGTCAAACAACGCATTTATCCAGTTGGGAGATTAGATAGAAATACAACAGGTGTGCTGCTCTTTACAAATGATGGCGATTTGGCAAATGCATTAATCCACCCGAAATTCGAAATTGAAAAATTATATCGCGTGACGCTTGATCGTCAAGTAAGTGATGAAGATTTGAAGAAACTGCGCAAAGGTGTCCGGCTTGAAGATGGTCTAGCAAAGGCACAGTCTGCTGAACTTATCGATGGTTCTAAACGAAAGAAGGTGCTTCTTACTCTCCGTGAAGGAAGGAACCGTGAGATTCGAAGAATGTTCGAAGTTATCGGGTATGATGTTCGGCAACTTGACCGCGTCTCATTTGCTGGACTTACGCCGCTCGGGATTCCTCGTGGAAATTGGAGATTTCTCAACAGAAGCGAAATCAACTACTTAAAAAAACTTGCCGGCTCTACTAGCAGAAAAGAAATTGATGAGATTTACTCGTAG
- the trpS gene encoding tryptophan--tRNA ligase, whose translation MFHRKGSRILLSQKKKIILSGMRPTGKLHLGHLTGALENWVAMQGEYQNFHLIADYHALTTNPDTSDIYDNSINMLIDWLAAGLDPVQSPMFRQSQIKEHSELHLLFSMLITTSRLERNPTLKEQVRDLEIDSIVYGHLGYPVLQAADILLYKGEVVPVGEDQLPHIEITRELARRFNTQYAAVFPEPEGKITKFARLPGLDGKRMSKSVGNTILLSDSPEAIMKKLKTAVTDTQKVRKGDPGHPDICLVFAYHNKFNPAEVPEIRAGCESGKLGCFDCKMNCAKKIIETLAPSFEKRSYFEAHMDDVKNILADGEQRAKSVAKQTMAEVHEAMNLG comes from the coding sequence ATGTTCCACCGAAAGGGGTCACGTATTCTCTTGAGTCAAAAGAAAAAAATAATTCTCAGCGGTATGCGTCCCACAGGGAAATTGCACCTGGGCCATCTTACAGGTGCGTTGGAAAATTGGGTAGCCATGCAAGGTGAATATCAGAATTTCCATCTCATTGCCGATTATCACGCATTGACAACAAATCCGGATACATCGGATATTTATGATAACTCTATCAATATGCTGATAGATTGGCTTGCTGCCGGACTTGATCCAGTGCAAAGCCCAATGTTTCGTCAATCGCAAATCAAAGAGCACTCTGAACTGCATCTCCTATTTTCCATGCTTATTACGACGTCACGTCTTGAACGAAATCCAACGTTGAAGGAACAAGTTCGCGATCTTGAAATAGACAGCATCGTCTATGGTCATCTCGGCTATCCCGTTCTGCAAGCTGCAGATATTTTGCTTTACAAAGGCGAAGTAGTACCTGTCGGTGAAGACCAATTGCCTCACATTGAAATTACCCGTGAGCTTGCAAGACGGTTCAATACACAATATGCCGCGGTTTTCCCTGAACCGGAAGGAAAAATTACAAAGTTCGCTCGTTTGCCGGGTCTCGATGGAAAAAGAATGAGCAAGTCAGTTGGCAATACAATTCTTCTTTCAGATTCACCCGAAGCTATAATGAAAAAGTTAAAGACAGCTGTCACTGATACACAAAAAGTCCGTAAAGGTGATCCTGGGCATCCCGATATATGTTTGGTTTTTGCCTATCACAATAAATTTAATCCCGCAGAAGTGCCGGAGATTCGTGCCGGTTGTGAAAGTGGAAAGCTCGGATGTTTTGACTGCAAAATGAACTGTGCCAAAAAAATTATAGAAACGCTTGCACCAAGTTTTGAAAAGAGATCATATTTTGAAGCACATATGGATGACGTCAAGAATATTCTTGCCGATGGCGAACAGCGTGCGAAATCGGTTGCCAAGCAGACGATGGCTGAAGTTCATGAAGCGATGAACCTGGGGTAA
- a CDS encoding alginate lyase family protein gives MINSFWKVISITAFAALVIFGCKKSASTSSTNTDTNKTVPPTYNLRHPGIFNSQADLDFIKSTVNAGGSHPLVAGYQILANDGRGSLSFTPTPFAIVDGVPSGSSPSEDAYRDDAHAAYIHTIKWVVTGNPAYKDKAIQIYNAWSYTFTGLVVYSNNQQTLESSWALPIWIAGAEIIRFYNNGAAGWSADDVGQFLSFVDKQYHTVLGPSASAPNWHISQALSIMATGVFFDSVAIYNTGYTRMQNQIDEISANGDVPELTRDFEHSQYCLIGMAQGAEIAHQQGDDGLWTRTNGTSSPRLLLCSESYVKCLMGTGTPNYQSSSGSQRHSAPYEIILTRYSDLGMAAPQTRTYVLTQNRPENCSQNHFVGWLSATHANVQ, from the coding sequence ATGATAAACTCTTTTTGGAAAGTAATATCAATCACAGCCTTTGCAGCGTTAGTGATCTTCGGATGTAAAAAAAGTGCTTCTACGAGTTCGACAAACACAGATACTAATAAAACCGTACCACCAACTTACAATCTGAGGCATCCGGGAATTTTTAATAGCCAGGCTGATCTTGATTTCATTAAATCAACAGTGAATGCTGGAGGCAGTCATCCTTTGGTAGCCGGGTATCAGATATTAGCGAACGATGGCCGTGGTAGTTTAAGTTTTACACCAACCCCATTTGCAATAGTAGATGGCGTTCCATCGGGCTCTAGTCCCTCGGAAGATGCATATCGGGATGATGCACATGCAGCATATATCCATACCATTAAGTGGGTCGTCACCGGAAATCCTGCTTATAAAGATAAGGCAATACAGATATACAACGCTTGGTCATATACATTTACAGGTTTGGTCGTGTATTCGAATAATCAACAAACATTAGAATCTTCATGGGCATTGCCTATATGGATAGCGGGTGCCGAAATTATCAGATTCTATAATAATGGCGCAGCAGGATGGTCGGCCGATGACGTTGGGCAATTTCTTTCCTTTGTGGACAAGCAATATCATACTGTTTTAGGTCCTTCAGCCAGTGCACCAAACTGGCATATTTCACAAGCCTTATCAATTATGGCTACGGGGGTTTTTTTTGATAGTGTAGCAATTTATAATACGGGTTATACCAGGATGCAAAATCAAATTGATGAGATCAGCGCAAACGGTGATGTGCCTGAGCTTACCCGTGATTTTGAACATTCACAATATTGTCTTATTGGAATGGCACAAGGTGCAGAGATAGCCCATCAGCAAGGTGATGACGGTCTTTGGACCAGAACAAATGGAACTTCAAGCCCTCGCTTGCTTTTGTGTTCGGAGAGTTATGTGAAATGTTTAATGGGGACAGGAACACCTAACTACCAATCTAGTTCTGGTTCACAAAGGCACAGCGCTCCATACGAAATAATATTAACTCGTTATAGTGATTTAGGAATGGCTGCCCCACAAACACGAACCTATGTGTTAACTCAAAACAGACCTGAAAATTGCAGTCAAAACCACTTCGTCGGTTGGCTTTCGGCTACTCATGCGAACGTTCAGTAA
- the aroC gene encoding chorismate synthase yields the protein MIRYLTAGESHGKVLVGILEGMPAGVEISVEYINHQLKRRQQGYGRGGRMKIETDHVEILSGVRFGKTIGSPIALIIQNKDWQNWTERMSVDSNGAGIEKITIPRPGHADYAGAVKYGFDDLRNVIDRASARETAMRVALCTIIRKFLEDNGIFIGSHVLSIGSAMVKNRIKIDHTITKLISLAPRAAYKLAEEADKSEVRMLDTSLGTKAISLIKKVKKAGDTLGGIFEIIVTGVPIGLGSYVHYDRKLDAQLAQVLMSIQAVKGVEIGDGFANATRFGSQVHDEFTLKGDKIVRTTNRAGGLEGSVTNGERIVLRAAMKPIATLAKPLKAVDLATNKLVESRYERSDVCAVPAASVIGEAVIAPVLANAFLEKFGGDSMKEISKRHKCN from the coding sequence ATGATCCGCTATCTAACTGCAGGAGAATCGCATGGCAAAGTGCTCGTTGGTATTTTGGAAGGAATGCCGGCAGGTGTCGAGATTTCTGTTGAATACATTAACCACCAATTGAAGCGGCGGCAGCAAGGATACGGCCGCGGCGGCAGGATGAAAATAGAGACGGATCATGTTGAGATTCTCTCCGGCGTACGCTTTGGCAAAACGATCGGTTCTCCGATTGCTTTAATTATTCAGAATAAAGACTGGCAGAATTGGACAGAGAGGATGTCCGTCGATAGTAATGGAGCAGGAATCGAGAAGATTACAATTCCTCGTCCCGGTCATGCTGATTATGCCGGTGCAGTGAAATACGGATTTGATGATCTACGTAATGTGATCGATCGAGCAAGCGCGCGAGAAACAGCGATGCGCGTGGCACTTTGTACCATCATCAGGAAATTTTTGGAAGACAATGGCATTTTCATCGGCAGTCATGTCTTGAGTATTGGTTCAGCAATGGTGAAGAATAGAATAAAAATCGATCATACGATTACGAAGCTCATCAGCCTTGCACCGCGAGCGGCATATAAATTGGCGGAAGAAGCGGATAAATCCGAGGTGCGTATGCTTGACACATCGTTAGGAACGAAAGCAATATCACTGATCAAGAAAGTAAAGAAAGCAGGTGATACGCTTGGCGGAATATTCGAAATTATCGTTACGGGCGTTCCAATAGGATTAGGAAGTTATGTGCATTATGATAGAAAGCTGGATGCTCAACTTGCTCAAGTTCTGATGTCGATTCAAGCGGTTAAAGGTGTTGAGATTGGAGATGGATTTGCAAATGCTACAAGATTTGGTTCTCAGGTCCATGATGAGTTCACATTGAAAGGCGATAAAATTGTACGTACAACTAATCGCGCCGGCGGACTTGAGGGAAGTGTAACGAATGGAGAGAGGATCGTTCTCCGTGCTGCAATGAAACCGATTGCCACGCTTGCTAAACCATTGAAAGCTGTTGATCTAGCAACGAATAAATTAGTTGAATCTAGATATGAGCGCTCCGATGTATGTGCTGTGCCGGCTGCATCGGTCATTGGCGAAGCAGTGATCGCTCCAGTTTTGGCAAATGCATTCTTAGAAAAGTTTGGCGGCGATTCAATGAAAGAGATAAGTAAAAGACACAAATGTAATTAA
- a CDS encoding HNH endonuclease: MLVLNHDYEPLSICNVKKAIILLYLGKAELIAACDGRKLRSVYTSMPFPSIVRLSVYIRLPYKKIVLSHKNILRRDGHLCQYCGKTESMLTVDHIIPKAKGGPDTWENLVAACVSCNNKKGDRTLHEADMKLLRKPIRPNHVMFIRHFVGTVDDHWKPYLFMN; the protein is encoded by the coding sequence GTGCTTGTACTCAACCATGACTATGAGCCGTTAAGCATTTGTAACGTAAAGAAAGCGATCATTCTTCTGTATTTAGGCAAAGCAGAATTGATTGCAGCGTGCGATGGTAGAAAATTGCGTTCTGTCTATACGTCGATGCCTTTTCCAAGCATCGTTCGCCTCTCCGTCTATATTCGTCTACCCTATAAGAAAATAGTCCTCTCCCACAAAAACATATTACGCCGTGATGGACATTTATGTCAATATTGCGGGAAAACTGAATCAATGCTTACTGTAGATCATATTATTCCGAAAGCAAAGGGCGGTCCAGATACTTGGGAAAATCTTGTTGCGGCATGCGTTTCATGCAATAACAAGAAAGGTGACCGAACGTTGCATGAAGCAGACATGAAACTCCTACGCAAACCGATTCGTCCCAATCACGTAATGTTTATTCGGCATTTTGTTGGCACGGTGGATGACCATTGGAAACCGTATTTGTTTATGAACTAG
- the scpB gene encoding SMC-Scp complex subunit ScpB: MTEEQTTIEKTELKIPTTFKALVEALIFAAQEPLSVNQIRSIYQGENVRNDESKHVEPETIRQIIADLNKEYSKQDRPYRIVQIAGGYQFATSTEYAEWLGKLYKEQGRRKLSQSGVETLAIIAYKQPITKAEVERIRGVNCDYVLKTLLEKELLAVTGRAESVGRPLLYGTTREFLKHFGLNDITDLPRPREIEEILGESQFETERRMLEAQAGAEQARKDQEDFKSRLPHIPKKKPELDEKGVEIVPHKRTREIRIMPLEERKILEEAGQEKIEFIPENSPLEKKVTDDDVADEKMQEVSIDSLQEDLPNGATENQSVIQIGENEKIELASETTNISIESERTSEIEIQNGEISSTTEELNQDDGQSTLEAGKPQTPKGQTQKRWKVWKEKIQRYIKKLFA, translated from the coding sequence GTGACAGAAGAACAGACAACCATAGAAAAAACTGAGCTGAAAATTCCGACGACGTTCAAAGCATTGGTTGAGGCACTCATTTTTGCCGCGCAGGAACCGCTTTCTGTTAACCAGATACGTTCTATCTATCAAGGTGAGAACGTACGGAATGATGAATCCAAGCACGTAGAACCGGAAACCATACGACAAATCATAGCTGATCTGAATAAAGAATATTCGAAGCAAGATCGGCCGTATCGTATCGTGCAGATTGCCGGTGGATATCAATTCGCAACATCGACAGAATATGCTGAATGGCTTGGCAAGCTTTACAAGGAACAAGGACGCAGGAAGCTTTCACAATCCGGTGTTGAAACGTTGGCAATCATTGCCTATAAACAGCCGATTACAAAAGCAGAGGTTGAAAGAATTCGTGGTGTGAATTGCGATTATGTCCTTAAAACTTTGCTGGAAAAGGAATTGCTGGCCGTAACAGGACGGGCTGAAAGTGTCGGACGTCCGCTTTTATACGGAACAACAAGAGAATTTCTAAAACATTTTGGATTGAACGACATCACGGATTTGCCTCGGCCAAGAGAGATTGAAGAAATTCTTGGGGAAAGTCAATTTGAGACAGAACGCAGAATGTTGGAAGCCCAAGCTGGAGCTGAACAGGCGCGAAAGGATCAAGAGGACTTTAAATCACGCTTACCGCACATTCCCAAAAAGAAACCAGAACTTGACGAAAAAGGTGTTGAAATCGTTCCACACAAGAGAACACGCGAAATCAGGATCATGCCTCTTGAAGAACGAAAAATATTGGAAGAAGCGGGACAAGAAAAGATTGAGTTTATCCCGGAAAATTCTCCACTAGAAAAGAAGGTAACGGATGACGACGTCGCAGATGAAAAAATGCAAGAAGTATCGATCGATTCATTACAAGAAGATCTTCCGAATGGAGCTACAGAGAATCAATCGGTCATTCAAATAGGAGAAAATGAAAAAATCGAATTAGCATCTGAGACAACAAACATCAGTATTGAATCAGAAAGAACATCGGAGATAGAAATACAAAATGGAGAAATCTCATCAACGACAGAAGAATTAAATCAAGACGACGGCCAAAGCACTTTGGAAGCAGGAAAGCCTCAAACCCCAAAGGGGCAGACGCAAAAACGTTGGAAGGTATGGAAAGAAAAGATACAGAGGTACATCAAGAAACTGTTCGCTTGA
- a CDS encoding segregation/condensation protein A translates to MYTIKLNDFEGPLDLLLFFIKRDELDIYDIPIASITKEFLDYMHFLQQFDLEIAGEFLVMAAELMQIKVKMLLPPEQGEEEELDPRANLVQRLVEYKRFKEMSLQMKNREEEQMKVNYRGYHSADEHVVEEETGEDMIRDVTFFDLIASFKFAIDRMPKTFVHEIEKINVTVEEQIAYIEEYFSRRSEATFYDLVKDFTERIRIVVTFLALLEVIRTKKIIIRQLQPFGDLSIMRNVM, encoded by the coding sequence TTGTACACAATAAAACTCAATGATTTTGAAGGTCCCCTGGATCTTCTATTGTTCTTCATCAAGCGCGATGAGCTGGATATCTATGACATTCCGATTGCGAGCATCACGAAGGAATTTTTAGATTACATGCATTTCTTGCAGCAGTTTGACCTCGAAATCGCCGGTGAATTTTTAGTCATGGCTGCTGAGTTGATGCAGATAAAAGTAAAAATGCTTTTACCGCCGGAGCAAGGTGAAGAAGAAGAACTTGATCCGCGTGCAAACTTAGTGCAACGTTTGGTGGAATATAAGCGCTTCAAGGAAATGTCTTTACAGATGAAGAATCGCGAAGAAGAACAAATGAAAGTGAACTATCGTGGATATCATTCTGCCGATGAACATGTCGTAGAAGAAGAGACAGGCGAAGATATGATCCGTGATGTGACATTCTTCGATTTGATTGCATCATTCAAATTTGCAATTGACCGAATGCCGAAAACATTCGTCCATGAAATTGAAAAAATCAATGTGACTGTCGAAGAACAGATTGCTTATATTGAAGAATATTTTTCCCGTCGTTCTGAAGCGACTTTCTACGATTTAGTCAAAGACTTTACAGAACGCATTCGTATTGTCGTAACATTTCTTGCCTTGTTAGAGGTTATACGGACAAAGAAAATCATTATCAGACAATTACAGCCATTCGGTGATCTTTCGATTATGAGAAACGTGATGTGA